In uncultured Treponema sp., one genomic interval encodes:
- a CDS encoding polyphosphate polymerase domain-containing protein, producing the protein MSAKYRHEFKYLSPEITLSAIEQRLDAILPRDKNAGEKGEYAIRSIYFDDIFNTCYLENENGTDPREKFRIRIYNCQKNRISLELKRKENGMCLKTSCPVKLETLEEIMAGKIPDFTGETPYLLKKLICQMQFRALRPVEIVAYERVPFTYDDGNVRITFDRNLRSSSNIGDFFNEDAAFRSVFPFGTNMIEVKYDELLPDFINEALQTSALQWTSFSKYYICRKFDIQGLRCGFRA; encoded by the coding sequence ATGAGCGCAAAATACCGCCACGAGTTCAAGTATCTTTCTCCTGAAATCACGCTTTCTGCGATTGAGCAGCGGCTGGACGCGATTCTTCCGCGCGACAAGAACGCCGGCGAGAAGGGCGAGTACGCAATCAGAAGCATTTATTTCGACGACATCTTCAACACGTGCTATCTTGAAAACGAGAACGGCACAGACCCGCGCGAGAAATTCAGAATCAGAATCTACAACTGCCAGAAAAATAGAATTTCGCTTGAACTGAAGAGAAAGGAAAACGGAATGTGTCTGAAGACTTCCTGCCCGGTTAAGCTTGAGACGCTCGAGGAGATTATGGCGGGAAAAATCCCTGACTTTACGGGCGAGACGCCTTATCTCTTGAAAAAGCTGATTTGCCAGATGCAGTTCCGCGCGCTCCGCCCGGTTGAGATTGTCGCCTACGAGCGAGTTCCTTTCACTTATGACGACGGAAATGTGAGAATCACTTTTGACAGGAATCTTCGCTCTTCAAGCAATATCGGGGATTTTTTTAACGAGGATGCGGCATTCCGCTCGGTTTTTCCGTTTGGAACAAATATGATTGAGGTGAAGTATGACGAGCTTCTGCCGGATTTTATAAACGAGGCTCTCCAAACAAGCGCGCTGCAGTGGACTTCGTTCTCAAAATATTACATCTGCAGAAAGTTCGACATTCAGGGGCTTCGCTGCGGATTCAGAGCTTAA
- a CDS encoding DUF4956 domain-containing protein yields the protein MGFKDIFKKSFIQGFTRYDATPENIIVVFLIAAFFALYIFFAYRLLTRRTFYSKSFNIALPALVLITAGVILTIQSSVVISLGMVGALSIVRFRTAIKDPMDLVFLFWAISTGIICGAGLAQISCVLAFILTVALFVFDRIPVAKAPKILMVSGSGYELEEKIMAIVKEFCKYYTVKSRALSNGKVNLVVEIRSKDDSALLQKVAGTENVSSSTILAHDGEVTY from the coding sequence ATGGGATTCAAGGATATTTTTAAGAAGTCGTTTATTCAGGGATTCACGAGATACGACGCGACGCCTGAGAACATCATCGTTGTGTTTTTGATTGCGGCGTTTTTCGCGCTTTACATTTTCTTTGCGTACAGGCTTTTGACGAGAAGGACTTTTTACTCGAAGTCGTTCAACATCGCGCTTCCGGCCCTTGTTCTGATTACAGCCGGCGTTATTCTTACGATACAGTCGAGCGTTGTGATTTCGCTTGGTATGGTCGGTGCGCTTTCTATCGTGCGTTTCAGGACTGCGATTAAAGACCCGATGGATTTGGTTTTCCTTTTCTGGGCAATTTCAACCGGAATTATCTGCGGAGCTGGTCTTGCCCAGATTTCCTGCGTTCTTGCGTTCATTCTGACTGTCGCGCTTTTTGTTTTTGACCGGATTCCTGTGGCGAAAGCTCCGAAAATCCTGATGGTTAGCGGAAGCGGCTACGAGCTTGAAGAGAAAATCATGGCGATTGTTAAGGAATTCTGCAAATACTACACTGTGAAAAGCCGCGCGCTTTCAAACGGAAAAGTGAATCTCGTTGTTGAAATCCGCTCGAAAGACGATTCCGCGCTGTTGCAGAAAGTTGCGGGCACGGAAAATGTTTCCTCTTCGACAATCCTCGCACACGACGGCGAAGTTACATACTAG
- a CDS encoding CotH kinase family protein, which produces MKIIHGIRRYSYAFGLSLFLLAFGALFAFLISSDRKITLSECEKLGFPILEISTDKLKEIKSKEKYVKATFTLGNLSEHEKISGSCKIRGHGNSTWKTTFTQKKPYLLKLESPASILGMKGARKWILMANACDRSMLRNYYAEYLTHNVWNKMKWNPESRYVTLFINGKYRGLYGITEKVEVVENRVQFEGEGFLAEIDSHDGRPYSFSTDSRLHFNIRSPKSTLENYKKWAAKIESLEKLLYSDGWNEADGYKKYFDMDSFVDWYLLAEFSKNYDANFYNSVFMNYDYGTGKLYMGPAWDHDIGFGNTSKSSTTPGSYGSLLSNNAWIQMFNFFDPLKNSSAAKDYEGFLINQSSWYNRMFGDDEFVSLVKKRWAETREPLKKSIEWIRKQGRVLDESAKLNDSVWHIIGSANWPRAPGYRSRKTYRSEVEFLVDWCEKRIEWLDMIFME; this is translated from the coding sequence ATGAAAATTATTCACGGAATAAGAAGATATTCGTATGCTTTTGGTCTTTCGCTCTTCTTGCTTGCGTTTGGAGCTCTTTTTGCATTTCTTATTTCTTCTGACAGAAAAATTACACTTTCTGAATGTGAAAAACTCGGGTTTCCGATTCTTGAAATTTCCACAGACAAACTTAAGGAAATAAAAAGCAAGGAAAAATATGTAAAAGCTACTTTTACGCTTGGAAATTTGTCTGAGCATGAAAAGATTTCAGGTAGCTGCAAAATCCGCGGACATGGAAATTCCACTTGGAAAACAACTTTCACACAGAAAAAGCCTTACCTTTTAAAACTTGAAAGTCCAGCGAGTATTCTTGGAATGAAAGGCGCACGCAAATGGATTTTGATGGCAAACGCCTGCGACCGTTCAATGCTCAGAAATTACTATGCCGAATATCTTACTCACAATGTTTGGAACAAGATGAAGTGGAATCCTGAGTCTCGTTATGTAACGCTTTTCATAAATGGAAAATATCGCGGACTTTATGGAATAACAGAAAAAGTTGAAGTTGTAGAAAATCGTGTGCAATTTGAAGGCGAAGGCTTTCTTGCTGAAATCGACAGCCACGATGGACGGCCGTACAGTTTTTCTACGGATTCAAGACTGCACTTTAATATCCGTTCACCAAAGTCAACTTTAGAAAACTACAAGAAATGGGCGGCAAAAATTGAGTCGCTTGAAAAGCTTCTTTATTCAGATGGTTGGAATGAAGCTGATGGATACAAGAAATATTTTGACATGGACTCTTTTGTGGACTGGTATTTGCTTGCGGAATTCTCCAAGAATTACGACGCGAATTTTTACAACTCGGTCTTTATGAACTATGACTATGGCACTGGAAAACTTTATATGGGACCTGCATGGGACCACGACATCGGATTCGGAAACACTTCAAAAAGCTCAACTACTCCAGGAAGCTATGGTTCTCTCTTAAGCAACAATGCTTGGATTCAGATGTTCAATTTTTTTGATCCGTTAAAGAATTCTTCCGCGGCAAAAGACTATGAAGGATTTTTAATCAATCAAAGCAGTTGGTACAACCGTATGTTCGGCGATGATGAGTTTGTGTCTCTTGTAAAGAAACGCTGGGCTGAAACAAGAGAGCCGTTAAAGAAATCTATTGAATGGATTCGCAAGCAGGGCAGGGTTTTAGATGAGTCTGCAAAACTCAATGACTCTGTTTGGCACATAATTGGAAGCGCAAACTGGCCACGCGCGCCCGGCTATCGCTCAAGAAAAACTTACAGGAGCGAGGTTGAGTTTCTTGTGGACTGGTGCGAGAAGCGCATTGAATGGCTGGATATGATTTTTATGGAATAG